Within Rattus rattus isolate New Zealand chromosome 12, Rrattus_CSIRO_v1, whole genome shotgun sequence, the genomic segment gacttttccttttttgagacagggtcttgttttATGCAGTCCTGGTCGGGACTTGCTATAGAAAGCATCCAGTATGGTCTGGAAGTTCTGGTTATATTCCTTTCTACACTGTCTCTGAGTATCTGGGGTTATAGGCCTGCCCAGTGCACGGTTAATTATTTATAGGTTTTATAGTTATGACTGAATGTATGGACCTTTTGACTACACCAGCTTTAGTACTCATAGAGTATTTGTGGTCTCTCTAGGATCTACAGAGAGTTTGTATGTGGGTATGCGGCCAAGAACTGGGGTTCGGGTGCTCCCCCTTGTTTGAACACTCATCCTGGAAAAGGGTCTTGTTTTCAGTTTATAAGCCAGCTTGGTTTTGAAACTTTTGTGCTCCTTGTTGGCTTCACCGTTTAAAGTGGCATCTACACATACAGTTAAAGACTCTTCTTAATAACCATGGTCTGTGCTGTGCCCCGCAGAGCGAGCTCGTCAGATAAGTTCTGCTCATGGTATATGATGCACCCACTGTCAGCCTGCGTATCCATGACAGTGTCTTTAAACAGAAGCACGGTGTTCTATCTGGTCAGTCGACAGAAATTTTATGATGAACCTGCCCCAGTTTTCCCCCTAGGAACCATGGTTCCGTGATCATTAATTCAGAAGAATGCTACCCAGAATAGCAAAGGCTGGGTATATTTCCTTGTGAAGATCCCTGGAGGTCATATGAGGGGGTCTCCAGGCCTCTTAGTCCGCCCTGAGCAGTCCTCTTAACAGTTTCTCCATTAACAGCTTCCTGCTTTTCCTCCCACAGAGGGGCACGGAGCCCTTCCTGAGGCTCCACAACCTATACACCACTCCTCGCTGCTCCAGGCAGGCTGCCATGCCCCGGATAAGCCGCAGGGTAGCCAGCCAGCACTCCTACCCACTCAACCGCTTCTCCTCTATGCCCTTTGACCCCATGGAGCGCCCCACCTCCCAGGCCGACCTGGAACTAGACTACAACCCTCCCCGAGTGCAGCTCAGCGACGAGATGTTTGTCTTCCAAGATGGGCGTTGGGTGAACGAGAGCTGCCGCCTGCAGTCACCttacttctctccctcctcctccttccaccatAAACTGCACCACAAGAGGATGGCCAAGGAGTACCTGCTGCAGGAAGAGAACAAGTCTCTTCGGGATGAGAACAGGGCTCTGAGGGATGAGAACAAGGCCCTCCGCAAGGAGAACAAGATTCTACAGGTCTTTTGGGAAGAGCACAAGGTCAGTTTGGGCCACGAGGAGAGTCAGACCTCCTCGCCACTGCTGCACAAAGACACAACCTCCCAGGAAGTAGTGAAGAAAGACAACGCCACTTTGCCTGCCCAGCGTAGCAAGGAGAACACCCTACAGTTCATTCGAGAGGAGAACCGGGCCCTCCAGCAGTtgctggagcagaggcaggcctactgggcacaggcagaagagATTGCGACTTCTGCTGAGGAGGGCAAGCCCACCTCCTCACCCAAGGAGGAACCCCATAATTCAGGGCTTCTGCCAGATCA encodes:
- the Cby2 gene encoding spermatid-associated protein is translated as MIKWSEFLSLAAEVADGCQESLDETSDGNKPGSGCCTAVWNADGASALMLDHARHCCLHSRPNFTRKREIRSESLEIPINVILPQRGTEPFLRLHNLYTTPRCSRQAAMPRISRRVASQHSYPLNRFSSMPFDPMERPTSQADLELDYNPPRVQLSDEMFVFQDGRWVNESCRLQSPYFSPSSSFHHKLHHKRMAKEYLLQEENKSLRDENRALRDENKALRKENKILQVFWEEHKVSLGHEESQTSSPLLHKDTTSQEVVKKDNATLPAQRSKENTLQFIREENRALQQLLEQRQAYWAQAEEIATSAEEGKPTSSPKEEPHNSGLLPDQSTSHSSHFEEPKGSPTTQEDSKTLRALREMVTNLSGPSGEEEVKAGPNLADSAQPLQLLREMNQALQALREENRLLQEENRALHAMREEHRVFQEENKALWENNKLKLQQRLVIDTVTEVTARMEMLIEELYAFMPAKNNKDPKKPSRV